From Candidatus Thermoplasmatota archaeon, the proteins below share one genomic window:
- a CDS encoding ABC transporter permease: MSGPVARERDASRSGPALGWSHEMRAIGAIWLREFKVFTRERSRVISSMFQPILWIAFVGTGLQAAVDADRLGGTDYQSFIFPGVLVMSTLFGTIFYGLYIIWDRKLDVLKEVLVAPVSRASIFFGKVVGGSTEAVIQAVFVLVAGYALATLAPFAFAEGMASTPVWILLPALAVVLLLAIGFVSVGLFIGSFFESLEGFQVIASFLTFPLFFLSGALYPLDSPGFPTWLGVVARLNPVTYAVDALRGLLIGQHAFPYWLDFAVLVGFAAVMIAAGTWAFNRMR; this comes from the coding sequence ATGAGCGGGCCCGTCGCCCGCGAGCGGGACGCGTCGCGGTCGGGCCCCGCGCTCGGGTGGTCGCACGAGATGCGCGCGATCGGCGCCATCTGGCTCAGGGAGTTCAAGGTCTTCACGCGCGAGCGCAGCCGCGTCATCTCCTCGATGTTCCAGCCGATCCTCTGGATCGCGTTCGTCGGCACGGGTCTCCAGGCCGCCGTGGACGCGGATCGTCTCGGCGGAACGGACTACCAGTCGTTCATCTTCCCGGGGGTCCTCGTGATGAGCACACTCTTCGGGACCATCTTCTACGGCCTCTACATCATCTGGGACCGCAAGCTCGACGTCCTCAAGGAGGTCCTCGTCGCGCCCGTGAGCCGGGCGAGCATCTTCTTCGGCAAGGTCGTGGGCGGAAGCACGGAAGCCGTCATCCAGGCGGTGTTCGTGCTCGTGGCCGGCTACGCGCTCGCGACCCTTGCGCCCTTCGCGTTCGCGGAGGGCATGGCCTCGACGCCCGTCTGGATCCTCCTTCCGGCGCTCGCGGTCGTGCTGCTCCTCGCGATCGGGTTCGTGAGCGTCGGTCTCTTCATCGGGAGCTTCTTCGAGAGCCTCGAAGGCTTCCAGGTGATCGCGAGCTTCCTCACGTTCCCGCTCTTCTTCCTCTCGGGCGCCCTCTACCCGCTCGACTCGCCCGGGTTCCCGACGTGGCTCGGCGTCGTCGCGCGACTCAACCCCGTGACCTACGCCGTGGACGCCCTGCGCGGGCTCCTCATCGGCCAGCACGCCTTCCCGTACTGGCTCGACTTCGCGGTCCTCGTCGGCTTCGCCGCCGTCATGATCGCGGCCGGGACGTGGGCGTTCAACCGGATGCGGTGA